The following is a genomic window from Candidatus Methylomirabilota bacterium.
TCTCCGTCCGCACAATGATCACAAGAAGATGATAGGCGTGCCTCACATCGGCCCTTTCCCCCAACAGAACAAGTCCAGGGATCTCCCCCAGACCTGCGCGATACCGCTGAACGTAGGCTCGGCGGATTCGCCACCACTCCTCTACTCGCTCTAATTGCCGAAGACCAAGCGCCCCCTGGAGGTCGAACATATTATACTTGTAGCCGGGATACACCGCTTCCCAGTGTTGAGAGCCCTCTTTGGCGTACCGTTTCCAGGCATCATGACTGATGCCGTGCAGGCTCAAGACACGGACCTTCTCGGCCAACTCCTCATCCGTCGTTGTGAGCATCCCCCCCTCTCCCGTCGTCAGATTCTTGGTGGCATAAAAGCTGAAGGCAGTGAAGAGGCCGATGGTCCCGATCTTTCGGCCACGATACGATGCCTCAATCGCATGGGCAGCATCCTCGATGACGGCAAGACGATGTCGTTCGGCAATATCCAGGATGGCATCCATCTGGCACGGGTGGCCTGCAAAATGAACGGGAATAATGGCCCTGGTCCGCGATGTGATCTTCTCCTCGACATTCCGGGGATCAAGATTCAACGTCTCCTCTTCGACATCGGCGAAGACAGGCCGCGCCCCCTGATGGATGATCACGTTGGCTGTCGCAGGGAAGGTAATGGGCGAGGTGATGACCTCGTCTCCAGGCCCAATGCCGAGAGCAGCCAGGGAGAGGTGAAGTCCGGCCGTGCAGGAGTTAAGTCCAATAGCATTCCGGCAGCCGATATACCTCCTGAAGGCTTCCTCAAACTCCTCGGTCCTTGGTCCTCGCGTGATCCATCCCGACTCCAGGACCTCGGCCACCGACTTGATGGCCGCCTCCTCGATCCACGGGCGGTGAAAGGGCAGGAATTCCGTCCGCACTGGCGTTCCGCCGTGTAGGGCAAGCGCTTCAGACATGCCGACAAACCTCCCGGTAGTTGATTAGAGCGATTCCCAGTTCCTCGATGAGGGCCTTGATCCGGGGCGAGATGAGAGCGTTGAGCTCCCCCTCTCGATCGTAAAGGCGCGACTTGGGCCATTTGTCGAGGACCGCATCCCGATAGCCGGGATGCACCATCACCTCTGTGACACCTTGCTGCAGACCCTCGAGGATTCGCATGAGGCTGCGCTCGGTCAGCCGTCCACTCTCCGTGATGCCGGCGAATCGATCGGAAGAGGCAAGCCCCGCTATGGCTACCCGCCGACTGTGGGAAGCGGACAGTAAAGGAATGAGGCTCCGCCTCAAGCCCACATCAACGAAACGTCCCTTGGGAAGGCGTACGTCTTTGATACCGTAACGCTTGGCCA
Proteins encoded in this region:
- a CDS encoding DegT/DnrJ/EryC1/StrS aminotransferase family protein; amino-acid sequence: MSEALALHGGTPVRTEFLPFHRPWIEEAAIKSVAEVLESGWITRGPRTEEFEEAFRRYIGCRNAIGLNSCTAGLHLSLAALGIGPGDEVITSPITFPATANVIIHQGARPVFADVEEETLNLDPRNVEEKITSRTRAIIPVHFAGHPCQMDAILDIAERHRLAVIEDAAHAIEASYRGRKIGTIGLFTAFSFYATKNLTTGEGGMLTTTDEELAEKVRVLSLHGISHDAWKRYAKEGSQHWEAVYPGYKYNMFDLQGALGLRQLERVEEWWRIRRAYVQRYRAGLGEIPGLVLLGERADVRHAYHLLVIIVRTERLKADRDTIMAALRAENIGVGLHFRALHLHPYYRQAVGFKPGDLATAERASERVLSLPLYPKMTEQDVSDVIEAVRKVMSFYSR